TCAACAGAAACTAAATGCGAATATAACAGCATTTTCCGAGTCCATTTCCACACTCAACAATCTACTaaaggaggtggcagagaagagtgtGATGTCAGAAGTGAAACTGCTGACAGATATTAAGAGCATCCAGGATCGATGTGAAAGCCTCAACCCCCCAGTCCTCTATTCCTTCCAGCTAACGAAGGAAGGATGCAGCCTTCCTCCACAGTATTCGGCTCTGCAGAAAATCATACAGAAATTTAAGGAAGATGTAACCTTGGATCCTGAAACAGCACATTCAAATCTGATTGTCTCTGAAGATAAAAAGTCTGTCACATTTGTGAAGAAAACACAGAGACTTCCTCCTAATCCAAAGAGATTCAAGTTTGACCCAGTTGTCCTGGGTTGTGAAGAGTTCAGTTCTGGTAGACATTACTGGGAGGTGGAAGTGGGTGAGAAGCGTAAATGGTCTGTGGGGCTTTGTAAAGACTCCCTTTCCAGGAAGGTGAAGAGGCCCCCGGGAGGGCAGGAGAGATGCTGGGCAATTCAGCTGTGCAATGGTAACTATGTTGCACAAGGCACTTTTCCAGTCACTCTGGTGATAACAGAAAAACCCAGAGGGATTGGCATTTATCTGGACTATGAACTGGGTGAGATTTCGCTTTACAGTTTGAATGACAGATCTCATATCCATTCTTTCACTGATAGATTTTCTGAAATCCTGAAGACTTATTTCTGTATTGGACGTGATTCTCCACCTCTCACAATCTGTGCTGTCAGAGATTATGAATGATAAACTCTGGGAGGCTGTCACATTGCTTAATTTTATTCCTGCAATTTATGGTAGAATATCATAACTATCAGTGAATATAGTACTgaggattttttcctttttaaatactcctatggtgacatagtggttaagagctacagctgctaaccgaaaggtcggcagttcgaatccacccggcaCTCCTTGGCAAATCTagggggcagtttactctgttctatagggtagctatgattt
The Loxodonta africana isolate mLoxAfr1 chromosome 21, mLoxAfr1.hap2, whole genome shotgun sequence DNA segment above includes these coding regions:
- the LOC100661453 gene encoding tripartite motif-containing protein 75-like, which translates into the protein MEVTAALAGIQAEANCPICLDYFRDPVTIKCGHNFCRSCIEQSWEGQQDRFPCPVCRHPCLQWHLRSNTQLGNIVEIVKLLHITRSKGKREEETRLHEKHNQVLTHFCEEDLEVLCPLCTQPPDHQDHLVRSIEEAASHHRKRLTSYMELLKKQVADFQKLVTSQEREPSELRKKVEKQRKKLFSEFEHLYKFLDREREEALSRLAREEKHIQQKLNANITAFSESISTLNNLLKEVAEKSVMSEVKLLTDIKSIQDRCESLNPPVLYSFQLTKEGCSLPPQYSALQKIIQKFKEDVTLDPETAHSNLIVSEDKKSVTFVKKTQRLPPNPKRFKFDPVVLGCEEFSSGRHYWEVEVGEKRKWSVGLCKDSLSRKVKRPPGGQERCWAIQLCNGNYVAQGTFPVTLVITEKPRGIGIYLDYELGEISLYSLNDRSHIHSFTDRFSEILKTYFCIGRDSPPLTICAVRDYE